In Drosophila simulans strain w501 chromosome 3R, Prin_Dsim_3.1, whole genome shotgun sequence, a single window of DNA contains:
- the LOC6726994 gene encoding pupal cuticle protein Edg-84A, which produces MLTKTAIFVTVIGLVQAGLLHAKSSGSEDTYDSHPHYSFNYDVQDPETGDVKSQSESRDGDVVRGQYSVNDADGYRRTVDYTADDVRGFNAVVRREPLSSAAVVVKSQATAVAPKVQLRPLKKLPALKPLSQASAVVHRSFAPVVHHAPVTHVVHHSAPAHSFVSHHVPVLKTTVHHAHHPHAISYVF; this is translated from the exons ATGTTGACTAAG ACTGCGATATTTGTTACCGTCATCGGCCTGGTTCAAGCTGGTCTACTGCACGCGAAATCTTCCGGAAGTGAGGACACCTATGATTCGCATCCGCACTACTCATTTAACTATGATGTTCAGGATCCAGAGACAGGAGATGTCAAGTCCCAATCGGAGTCTCGGGATGGCGATGTGGTCCGCGGTCAGTACAGCGTGAATGATGCCGATGGTTACAGACGAACCGTGGACTACACCGCCGATGATGTCCGTGGATTCAACGCCGTGGTGCGTCGTGAACCACTTTCCAGTGCCGCGGTGGTTGTGAAGTCACAGGCTACAGCAGTCGCTCCAAAAGTTCAGTTAAGGCCTCTGAAGAAGTTGCCAGCCCTGAAGCCGCTTTCCCAGGCATCGGCTGTGGTGCATCGATCCTTTGCACCAGTCGTCCACCATGCCCCAGTGACCCATGTCGTGCATCACTCAGCGCCGGCGCATTCCTTCGTCTCTCACCACGTTCCCGTGCTGAAGACCACCGTGCACCATGCCCATCATCCCCATGCCATTTCATATGTGTTTTAG
- the LOC6726995 gene encoding larval cuticle protein A2B: protein MAFKFTILFAACIAVASAGIIPAAAPLAAVAEVQEYDPHPQYTYGYDVKDAISGDSKTQVETREGDVVQGQYSLNDADGYRRIVDYTADPINGFNAVVRREPLVAAVAAAPAAVVAAPAPVVRAAVAAPVVRAAPLTATYAAAPAPLAYAAAPAPLAYAAPAPVVKAAPLVAAGPAIVKTQFASPLISYAY, encoded by the exons ATGGCATTCAAA TTCACCATTCTTTTCGCCGCCTGCATCGCCGTGGCCAGCGCTGGCATCATTCCCGCCGCCGCTCCTCTGGCCGCCGTTGCCGAGGTGCAGGAGTACGATCCCCACCCGCAGTACACCTACGGCTATGACGTCAAGGACGCCATCTCTGGCGACTCGAAGACCCAGGTGGAGACCCGCGAGGGCGACGTTGTCCAGGGCCAGTACTCGCTGAACGACGCCGATGGCTACCGTCGCATTGTGGACTACACCGCCGATCCCATCAACGGATTCAACGCAGTGGTGCGCCGTGAGCCCCTGGTGGCCGCCGTTGCCGCCGCTCCTGCTGCCGTCGTTGCCGCTCCAGCCCCAGTTGTCCGTGCCGCCGTCGCTGCCCCCGTTGTCCGTGCCGCCCCCCTGACCGCCACCTACGCCGCCGCCCCAGCACCTCTCGCCTACGCCGCCGCTCCAGCTCCCCTCGCCTACGCCGCTCCCGCGCCCGTTGTCAAGGCCGCTCCTCTGGTCGCCGCTGGACCCGCCATCGTCAAGACCCAGTTCGCTTCGCCTCTTATCTCGTACGCCTATTGA